In Pseudomonas sp. FP1742, the DNA window CGTCTGCAGATGGTCAGCGCCCTGGCGTTGGCGGCGGGCCCGGCGGGCATGGTCGGCGGGCAAGCCATCGACCTCGGCTCGGTGGGGCTCAAGCTCGATCAGAAAGCCCTTGAATACATGCATCGGCACAAGACCGGCGCGCTGATCGAAGTCAGCGTCAAGCTCGGCGCCCTGGCCAGCGGGCATGCCGAGCAGGACGAACTGAAGTCCCTGCAGAGTTATGCGCAGGCCATCGGTCTGGCATTTCAGGTCCAGGACGACATTCTCGACGTCGAAAGTGACACCGCCACCCTGGGCAAACGCCAGGGCGCCGATATTGCCCGGGACAAGCCGACCTACCCGGCCCTGCTCGGTCTCGAGGCGGCCAAGGCCTACGCCCTGGAACTGCGCGACCAGGCCCTGCACGCCCTGCGACCGTTTGACGCGGCTGCCGAGCCCTTGCGCGATCTGGCCCGGTACATCGTTGACCGCCGCAACTGACGGCGTATCCGCCAAAAAAGACCAACGCGTGGGCAGGGGGCGATGCATCAGGTAAACTGCCGCATCTTTTATACCTATAACGATTCGCCTGATGCCCACGACGTTTCATGAGATTCCCCGCAAGCGCCCGACCACGCCCCTGCTCGACCGTGCCAACACGCCGGACGGCCTGCGCCGGTTAGGCGAAGCCGAGCTGGAAACCCTGGCTGATGAGTTGCGCCTGGAATTGCTCTACACGGTCGGCCAGACCGGTGGGCATTTCGGTGCCGGCCTGGGCGTGATCGAGCTGACCATCGCGTTGCATTACGTTTTCGACACCCCGGACGACCGGCTGGTGTGGGACGTGGGTCATCAGGCCTATCCGCACAAAATCCTCACCGGCCGTCGCGCGCGCATGAGCACCCTGCGCCAGAAGGACGGCGTTGCCGCCTTTCCGCGTCGCTCCGAGAGCGAGTACGACACCTTTGGGGTCGGCCACTCCAGCACCTCGATCAGCGCAGCGCTGGGCATGGCGATTGCCGCCCGCCTGCAACACAGTGATCGCAAGGCGATCGCGGTGATCGGCGACGGCGCACTGACCGCCGGCATGGCTTTCGAGGCGCTGAACCACGCGCCGGAAGTCGACGCCAACATGCTGGTGATCCTCAACG includes these proteins:
- the ispA gene encoding (2E,6E)-farnesyl diphosphate synthase codes for the protein MIATYSAASQARVNAALETLFNPPSPELARLYEAMRYSVMNGGKRVRPLLAYAACEALGGKAEQANGAACAVELIHAYSLVHDDLPAMDDDDLRRGQPTTHKKFDEACAILAGDGLQSLAFSALLDPRLSSSDAETRLQMVSALALAAGPAGMVGGQAIDLGSVGLKLDQKALEYMHRHKTGALIEVSVKLGALASGHAEQDELKSLQSYAQAIGLAFQVQDDILDVESDTATLGKRQGADIARDKPTYPALLGLEAAKAYALELRDQALHALRPFDAAAEPLRDLARYIVDRRN